One window of Penaeus chinensis breed Huanghai No. 1 chromosome 1, ASM1920278v2, whole genome shotgun sequence genomic DNA carries:
- the LOC125025836 gene encoding STING ER exit protein-like isoform X1, with product MSYFKTVTLAELQKMIYSEQEKGRMPKVVSGSVVVSDAKDQQEYSEDKPLIVYYCLCGQMAVIIDCTMEKLPLRKRDGSRVIDGSRHAHRLVCDPDETVFIRRAEGIEKQFRKKCKKCGLVLFYHHNPGSSVIFVMKGSVVQSGGKSVAQQVTDKPKDKVMITRHTKNMGKFSSVTVSTIDEEEDEIEAREVADSYANNARIIEKQLERKGMNKRKSLVQEEGTSVPKQARGTLINR from the exons ATGTCATACTTCAAGACAGTCACACTGGCAGAGCTCCAAAAGATGAT ATATTCtgaacaagagaaagggagaatgccTAAAGTGGTGTCAGGTAGTGTGGTGGTCTCAGATGCAAAGGATCAACAGGAGTACAGTGAGGATAAGCCCCTCATAGTTTACTACTGCCTATGTGGCCAAATGGCAGTCATCATTG ATTGTACAATGGAGAAGCTGCCACTGCGGAAACGTGATGGATCTAGGGTCATTGATGGCTCACGACATGCTCATCGTCTTGTTTGTGATCCTGATGAAACGGTATTCATTCGCAGAGCAGAAGGCATTGAAAAAcaatttagaaaaaaatgcaaaaagtgTGGTCTTGTCCTCTTTTATCATCACAATCCAGGAAGCAGTGTGATTTTTGTAATGAAG GGAAGTGTGGTACAGAGTGGTGGTAAATCAGTGGCACAGCAAGTAACAGATAAACCCAAAGACAAGGTGATGATAACACGGCATACAAAGAACATGGGGAAATTTTCTTCTGTCACTGTTTCTACAattgatgaggaagaagatgaaattgAAGCT agAGAGGTTGCAGATTCTTATGCAAACAATGCCAGAATCATAGAGAAACAGCTAGAGCGCAAAggaatgaacaaaagaaaaagtctGGTACAAGAGGAAGGAACCTCAGTGCCAAAGCAGGCAAGAGGCACCCTCATCAACCGATAA
- the LOC125025836 gene encoding STING ER exit protein-like isoform X2 has translation MTSSGHRRRMIYSEQEKGRMPKVVSGSVVVSDAKDQQEYSEDKPLIVYYCLCGQMAVIIDCTMEKLPLRKRDGSRVIDGSRHAHRLVCDPDETVFIRRAEGIEKQFRKKCKKCGLVLFYHHNPGSSVIFVMKGSVVQSGGKSVAQQVTDKPKDKVMITRHTKNMGKFSSVTVSTIDEEEDEIEAREVADSYANNARIIEKQLERKGMNKRKSLVQEEGTSVPKQARGTLINR, from the exons ATGACATCTTCTGGGCACAGAAGGCGAATGAT ATATTCtgaacaagagaaagggagaatgccTAAAGTGGTGTCAGGTAGTGTGGTGGTCTCAGATGCAAAGGATCAACAGGAGTACAGTGAGGATAAGCCCCTCATAGTTTACTACTGCCTATGTGGCCAAATGGCAGTCATCATTG ATTGTACAATGGAGAAGCTGCCACTGCGGAAACGTGATGGATCTAGGGTCATTGATGGCTCACGACATGCTCATCGTCTTGTTTGTGATCCTGATGAAACGGTATTCATTCGCAGAGCAGAAGGCATTGAAAAAcaatttagaaaaaaatgcaaaaagtgTGGTCTTGTCCTCTTTTATCATCACAATCCAGGAAGCAGTGTGATTTTTGTAATGAAG GGAAGTGTGGTACAGAGTGGTGGTAAATCAGTGGCACAGCAAGTAACAGATAAACCCAAAGACAAGGTGATGATAACACGGCATACAAAGAACATGGGGAAATTTTCTTCTGTCACTGTTTCTACAattgatgaggaagaagatgaaattgAAGCT agAGAGGTTGCAGATTCTTATGCAAACAATGCCAGAATCATAGAGAAACAGCTAGAGCGCAAAggaatgaacaaaagaaaaagtctGGTACAAGAGGAAGGAACCTCAGTGCCAAAGCAGGCAAGAGGCACCCTCATCAACCGATAA
- the LOC125025836 gene encoding STING ER exit protein-like isoform X3: MPKVVSGSVVVSDAKDQQEYSEDKPLIVYYCLCGQMAVIIDCTMEKLPLRKRDGSRVIDGSRHAHRLVCDPDETVFIRRAEGIEKQFRKKCKKCGLVLFYHHNPGSSVIFVMKGSVVQSGGKSVAQQVTDKPKDKVMITRHTKNMGKFSSVTVSTIDEEEDEIEAREVADSYANNARIIEKQLERKGMNKRKSLVQEEGTSVPKQARGTLINR, from the exons atgccTAAAGTGGTGTCAGGTAGTGTGGTGGTCTCAGATGCAAAGGATCAACAGGAGTACAGTGAGGATAAGCCCCTCATAGTTTACTACTGCCTATGTGGCCAAATGGCAGTCATCATTG ATTGTACAATGGAGAAGCTGCCACTGCGGAAACGTGATGGATCTAGGGTCATTGATGGCTCACGACATGCTCATCGTCTTGTTTGTGATCCTGATGAAACGGTATTCATTCGCAGAGCAGAAGGCATTGAAAAAcaatttagaaaaaaatgcaaaaagtgTGGTCTTGTCCTCTTTTATCATCACAATCCAGGAAGCAGTGTGATTTTTGTAATGAAG GGAAGTGTGGTACAGAGTGGTGGTAAATCAGTGGCACAGCAAGTAACAGATAAACCCAAAGACAAGGTGATGATAACACGGCATACAAAGAACATGGGGAAATTTTCTTCTGTCACTGTTTCTACAattgatgaggaagaagatgaaattgAAGCT agAGAGGTTGCAGATTCTTATGCAAACAATGCCAGAATCATAGAGAAACAGCTAGAGCGCAAAggaatgaacaaaagaaaaagtctGGTACAAGAGGAAGGAACCTCAGTGCCAAAGCAGGCAAGAGGCACCCTCATCAACCGATAA